The Neobacillus sp. PS3-34 genome has a window encoding:
- the tsaB gene encoding tRNA (adenosine(37)-N6)-threonylcarbamoyltransferase complex dimerization subunit type 1 TsaB produces the protein MKILALDTSNYTLGVALVDDEKVLGEYITYSKKNHSVRIMPAIQTLMKDCDWNPGELDRIVVAKGPGSYTGVRIGVTIAKTLAWSLKIPLVGVSSLEILAAGAGRYFNGSVAPLFDARRGQIYTGLYQSTNGKMDQLEKDQLIMISDWTEKLKNRKEKILFIGNDVSIHRSFIEEKLGEQAVFAEMAENNPRPSELALLGKNRPSEDVHSFVPNYIRLAEAEAKWLEANGQSKQG, from the coding sequence ATGAAAATTTTAGCTTTAGACACTTCTAACTATACGTTAGGAGTCGCGCTTGTAGATGATGAAAAAGTACTTGGTGAGTACATTACCTATTCAAAGAAAAATCATTCTGTCCGAATCATGCCAGCCATTCAAACCTTAATGAAGGACTGTGACTGGAACCCGGGAGAACTGGATAGAATTGTTGTGGCTAAAGGTCCAGGTTCCTATACAGGTGTACGAATAGGGGTTACCATTGCCAAGACGCTTGCCTGGTCATTAAAAATTCCCCTTGTCGGCGTTTCAAGCCTGGAAATACTGGCAGCCGGAGCCGGACGTTATTTTAACGGCAGTGTGGCGCCCTTGTTTGACGCCCGCAGAGGCCAGATTTATACAGGATTATATCAGTCAACAAACGGAAAGATGGATCAGCTGGAAAAGGATCAATTGATCATGATATCAGATTGGACTGAAAAACTGAAGAACCGTAAGGAGAAAATCTTATTCATTGGAAATGATGTAAGCATACACCGTTCCTTTATAGAAGAAAAATTGGGGGAACAGGCAGTGTTTGCTGAAATGGCAGAAAATAATCCTCGGCCATCGGAGCTTGCATTGTTAGGAAAAAACAGACCTAGCGAAGATGTACATTCATTTGTGCCTAATTATATCCGCCTGGCTGAAGCCGAGGCAAAATGGTTAGAAGCGAATGGCCAATCTAAACAGGGATAG
- the rimI gene encoding ribosomal protein S18-alanine N-acetyltransferase, with translation MNNIPVFRFMKEEDIDQILNIEHLSFATPWSKEAFYNELYQNQFAVYIVLEEGGKIIGYCGVWIVLDEAHVTNVAVLPEYRGRKFGDALMRKLIEVAKEKGARTMTLEVRVTNHIAQSLYRKMGFQNGGIRKNYYTDNQEDALVMWVNL, from the coding sequence ATGAATAATATACCCGTTTTTCGATTCATGAAGGAAGAAGATATTGACCAAATTTTAAATATTGAACACCTTTCATTTGCTACACCATGGAGCAAAGAAGCTTTTTATAATGAGCTTTACCAAAATCAGTTTGCTGTCTATATCGTACTGGAGGAAGGCGGAAAAATTATCGGCTATTGCGGAGTCTGGATAGTCCTTGATGAAGCACATGTAACGAATGTAGCCGTACTACCAGAGTATAGAGGCAGAAAGTTTGGCGATGCATTAATGCGAAAGCTGATCGAGGTAGCAAAAGAAAAAGGAGCCAGAACGATGACCCTTGAGGTTCGCGTAACAAACCATATAGCCCAGTCACTTTATCGAAAGATGGGTTTTCAAAATGGCGGGATTAGGAAAAATTATTATACTGATAATCAGGAAGATGCATTAGTGATGTGGGTGAATTTATGA
- the tsaE gene encoding tRNA (adenosine(37)-N6)-threonylcarbamoyltransferase complex ATPase subunit type 1 TsaE, with protein sequence MNSFEFHSNSPEQTAEFAMKLGRHLHPGDIIALEGDLGAGKTTFTKGLAQGLDIKKTVNSPTFTIIKEYQGRMPLYHMDVYRVEDAFEDLGFDEYFEGDGVTVVEWAHLIGDQLPSERLTIYLYHNKEDGRKIVLEPQGQRYEQLCREISS encoded by the coding sequence ATGAACTCTTTTGAATTCCACTCTAATAGCCCCGAGCAGACAGCAGAATTTGCTATGAAGTTGGGCAGGCATCTTCATCCGGGAGATATTATTGCCCTCGAAGGTGACCTTGGAGCAGGGAAAACCACATTTACAAAAGGCCTGGCACAGGGATTGGATATAAAAAAAACAGTAAACAGCCCCACTTTTACGATCATCAAGGAATATCAAGGAAGAATGCCTCTTTACCATATGGATGTCTATAGGGTGGAGGATGCCTTTGAGGATTTAGGCTTTGATGAGTATTTCGAAGGGGACGGAGTAACGGTGGTCGAATGGGCTCATTTAATAGGAGACCAGCTCCCTTCGGAGCGATTAACGATTTATCTGTACCATAATAAAGAAGATGGCAGAAAGATAGTGCTCGAACCTCAGGGGCAACGATATGAGCAATTATGCAGGGAGATATCTTCATGA